The Oncorhynchus mykiss isolate Arlee chromosome 10, USDA_OmykA_1.1, whole genome shotgun sequence nucleotide sequence GCATGTGTGGCAACTGACCATAGCAACAAAAACATGCACAGCTCCAAACCAACTCaaactaaaaaaataaaaaaaaagagggGAGTACTTGTAGTCAAGCACATTGTGAGCACAAGAACATTATGTCCAGACAAAAAAATAATCACAGGGACACAGTGAAGAGAAGAACGAACAGTCCAAAAATCACAATGCACAAACATGAATACCTCACTGTAATTCTCACACTCTCATTCACTTAAGGCAAGATGTTCAACACCAGGATGTGATCAGCAAAACAGAAAATCACATCACAGGTCCCCGTTCCCCCATTCTCTCACCTGCGCACAAATTTAGAGGTGAACTTGCTGAAGATACCAGTGCCCCCAGCTCTTCGGGCctggctgttcccataggagagggagggggatgctGGGGGACTATTGTAGGTGGTGGCATGCTGGTCCCGCGTCGCCCTCTGCTGCCCAGCACTGAAAGTGCTTCTGGTGGCCACATTTCTGGGGAAGTTGGATCGTTCAGTCGCCGTGGAACTGCTGACGTTGTGGGCAGAGGGAGACGCCACTGGTACTCTCAGAGGGGCAGTGCTGTTTTTATAGTTTTGGGAGTAGAATGAGTAGGCAGAGACGACATTTATAGATTTCATTATCACCATGCACATCAACATTTTCCCCATTGCTGAAGCTATTTCCCACAAAGAATGTATGATAAAAACATAACTGAGCTTGAGATGGTGAAACAAAAGTTCAGTAAATTCATATAATTTCTATACAAAAGCCTTTGGCTAAAGGAATGTGTGCAACAATGTAGCTGCTTCTATTAGGCTACAACATGCCATCCACACTGCAAAATCTCCCATGATTGACTTTAATCTTGAAAGATGAAGCCTAGTAAAATTACATATTGCCCAGAAAACGATTACAGCCTCGCGACCCGCCATGGGCAGCAGGTATAAACTACAGACTTGGAATTTGAGGCCAGTGAAGCTTTGTTGAGTGTTAAAATCAGAGGCACTCTGCATTATCACAATATCAGCGTGACACAGTAGGATCAGCTAACAGGGTAACAACAAATGCAGCATCACTACAAAGAAGGAAAGGTTGGGGAAGGGGCATGGAGCTGTGATACTGTTGATTATGTCGTGGACCACTCACTCATTGTCATTGAGGTTATAGCGAAACCACGTAGTGATAAAGTGGATTACGTGTTAACCAATTGATAAGTGAATGACACCCTACCATTATAGCTCATTCACTAGGATTGTTTTCGTAGATTTTTATTTTACAATGTGCATGGCCCATGAGATGTCAGATTTTGTATGGACAGGGAGTTACAGGAGGTATTAAAATGAGATTACATGACATGCACACCAGCCAGGAGCTGAGAGAGTTCCGGCTCAGGCAAAAACATGGCACCGGCCACGCCACGTTCAAAGTGTGATGGTGTTTGATGTGTAACTGAGGGTTTGCAGGTACACATGAACCACGGGTTGGGAAGGTTCTGGATTTCATGTGCAATGTTTGTGGTAGGACTGGTCGGATAAGGACAGAAGTGTTGGGGAGAAAGGTATTTCCCAAAGAGGTGGGGTGCTTGTAGGGCGAGTTTCAGGGGGTGGGGAAAGTGGCAGACAGAAAAAATTAGTGCTTTCAATGTTGCCCTTCCAGCAATATTGCTACCCTTTTAACCCCTACATCTGTGATCCATCTCTACCCATTTTGAATGCTCAATGCTGAGAACTGCCACCAGGGACCATCTAACCCAAACCCTTTCATATCCTCTATTCTCCCTTCTGACGAGTGACTGTCCTATGTTCCCCGCTCTGGTGACACTTGCCTGGGCCGGTGTGCGTGGATGTCTGAGGGGGTGGGATGGGCAGAGGTGGACAGGGACTTGTGGTGTCGGGggcgggaggaggaagagagaactgCGGCTGCCGAGGCTGTGGAGGCGCGGGACCCTGGGGTGGTTAAGCTGGGGGAGAGAAATTAATAAACCCAGTGCCGACCGCCCCCCCGTGAGGGGTGGAAGAGGACCATGGGGTAATCAAGGTTAGAAGTGGGGAGGAAGCGGAGGGGGACACGGAGGGAGGAAAACAACAGACAACACAGGATCTCAGATAAGGCAGATTTGTATTGGATGACTATACAGAACAGCTTCCATTAAGCTCCCTTAATGGAAGACTGCATTACTTCTGGGAAGCATTGCACCCcaaagaagagatggagagagaaactgTCAGAACAGAACACAAGTTTGAGGAAAGAAAAAGTGGCTTTAAAAAATGCATAAAGGaataaaatgctttttttttaaaaatggggACAATGTGAATGTTACAAAACCCTATTAAATTAAAAAGGCATATTTGACATAACATTGTGTGAAAGGGCCATTCTGTCAGTGAGGAGAATGTGTGCTAATACAGTTTAGTTTAGTAGCGATGGTGCTGACCACACCGTGTCAGTTTGCCCTCTCATCATCTCTTTCAAGCAAACATGTTTTAGTCACATGTTGTTGGCAACGCTGCTCCCCTTCTCCCACACAGAACATGTTCTTTAAACACGTTCCCTCTGCATTCTTCCCTTTTTGTGCCTGGAAGTAGCCTGCATATAAAAGCAGCCAGCATCATAAATCCCAGATGAAAGAGTGAGATCTGACTATCAGGGTCAAGAAATGATTATGGTTTCAGTTGATTGCAGATGCAGTGTTTCACTTTGTGAGTAAGCTGGCCTTGAGTATATTTTGATTCTTTCATACTTGCTAAAATGTGTCACTAATCCATTATAAAAGATTTCAAAACTGCTCCTGTGTGactgtatgtgagaatgtgtatgtactagaggtcgaccgatcatgatttttcaacgccgatacagattattggaggaccaaaaaaagccgataccgattaaatcggccgatttaaaaaaaaatttaaaaaatgttttaaaaaattatatatatatatatatatataaaataatggcaattacaacaatactgaatgaacacttattttaacttaatataatacatcaataaaatcaatttagcctcaaataatgaaacatgttcaatttggtttaaataatgcaaaaacaaagtgttggagaagaaagtaaaagtgcaatatgtgccatgtaagaaagctaacgtttaagttccttgctcagaacatgagaacatatgaaagctggtggttccttttaacatgagtcttcaatattcccaggtaagaagttttaggttgtagttattataggaattataggactatttctctctataccatttgtatttcatatacctttgactattggatgttcttataggcactttagtattgccagtgtaacagtatagattccatccctctcctagccgttacctgggctcgaaccaggaacacatcgacaacagccaccctcgaagcatcggtacccatgcagagcaaggggaacaactactccaagtctcagagcgagtgactattgaaatgctattagcacgcaccccgctaactagctagccatttcacatcggttacaccagcctaatctcgggagttgataggcttgaagtcataatcagcgcaatgcttgaagcattgtgaagagctgctggcaaaacacactaaagagctgtttgaatgaatgcttacgagcctgctggtgcctaccatcgctcaatcagactgctctatcaaatcataacataataacacacagaaatacgagcctcaGGTCAgtaatatggtagaatccggaaactatcatttcaaaaacaaaacgtttattctttcagtgaaatatggaaccgttccgtattttatttaacggatggcatccctaagtctaaatattcctgttacattgcacaaccttcaatgttatgtcataattacgtacaattctggcaaattagttcgcaatgagccaggcggcccaaactgttgcatacacCCTGACTCCGCGTGTAattaacgcaagagaagtgacacaatttcacctggttaatattgcctgctaacctggatttcttttagctaaatatgcaggtttaaaaatatatacttctgtgtattgattttaagaaaggcattgatgtttctggttaggtacacgttggagcaacgacagtcctttttcgcgaatgcgcaccgcatcaattatatgcaacgcaggacacgctagataaactggtaatatcatcaaccatgtgtagttataactagtgattatgattgattgttttttatgagataagtttaatgctagctaacaacttatcttggcttcttactgcattcgcgtaacaggcaggctcctcgtgaggcaggtggttagagcattggactagtaactgtaaGGTTgaaagattgaatccctgagctgacaaggtaaaaatctgtcgttctgcccctgaacaaggcagttaacccaccgttcctaggccgtcattaaaaataagaatgtgttcttaactgacttgcctcgttaaataaagttatatatatatataataaacttaTATATATGGcaaaatcggcatccaaaaatacagatttccaattgttatgaaaacttgaaatccgccctaattaatcggccattccgattaatcggtcgacctctagtacgtaCACTGGGAATCCACCTGCTCTGTGTTAAATCCACTGGCGGCTGGCCACTGCTTGTAAACACTGCCACCTAGACATGTGACTAGCCCCAAAAACAGATCTCCGCTGccatgtcagagtgtgtgtgattGCGAGTGTGTAAGAGTGCGCGCGTGGGTGCTTGTGTCTACCTGTCCATTCCGTTCTGGACCCCAAGTGTGGCTCTCTCAGGGACTGGCGAGTTTCGACTGCGACTCGTACCAGTGGACAGGATGCTGTTCTGTAGGACCGATAGAGGATAtgatgtagagtacagtagtgtacatGCCATCAACCCTGGAGTGGCAGGCATGCAGAACAATAAGTCCACTCACGGTGGAGGGGGTTGGGGTGCTCCTCTTACGATCTGCTGCAGCTAAGGGACTGGGAGGGACTTTAGTGGAGCTGCCAGTGCCAGAACCTTTCCTCCCATAATCCTCTGCTGTGTGCTTATTGTCGCCCTGGGAACGCTTAGAAGCTGAAGAACCTGGGAAAAAGAACAAGAGACAACAGAAGAATGGAAAGAGTAGGACAGAGACGCAAAGACGGAGATCAATATAAAAATATAGTTGAAACCAAAATAAGAGCATTTGTCCAAAATAGCAGTACATTTACAGTATCCTCATCGATCCAAACAGCTTCCTACCTGCATCTGTTGCTCTCCGGGGCTTCTGATTGGATGAGGTACTGCGCTGTACCTTGTGAGAAGGGGATTGGGCATTGCTGTTTGTGAGGTCACTTCCTGGGCGGGGTTTCATTGATAGGCTGATGCATTCGTCCAtctgagggagaagagggatgGTCATACATATTACCATGGCAGGAGTAGGACACACTTTGCTCCTACATATAGAGTGTATTCACTTCGTACCTCAGAGTTCCTGTAATCCAGTAATAGATATGTGGCCATGACGTCATTGTATTTTTGGTTGACGAGCGAGTCCTGGATCTCCTCCGCAGAGTAGCCCATCTGCAACATGATATCTGGACAGAATGGCAAGAAAAGGTCAACCGTACTACCACATCAAAGACAGAAGTACTACGCACACATGCAGCATACTGCAGAGACAAACCGATCACAAACACATGATTCTACAGACAAAATAGTTAAGACCATAAAGGCATATCATTAGAGTCTAACAAAAAAAGTatagcatttagttttactaaaCATGAAGGCACATGTTGACACAGCAAAGGGCATGTTACGCAACACAGAGGTAGGCAGACTAACAGGGCACGTAAAATAAGACTACCTTCAGATAGAGGGGCCCTCCCCCAATTAATGTGACCTCTAACCCCTTCCCCAGTAACCCCTCTACTGCCACCAGCTCATCCACCAGACGCCTGCCCCACCTCTCTTCCACCCCCCCGCTCGGTCGGGGTGCTGACCTGTCCTCTTGGGGTCCTTGTAGTCTGGCTGGGGCTCGATGAAGGGCTTCAGCTCCTCTTCCTCATGGCCTACGTTCATCCAGCGGTCCTTCATGATCTGCTGCTGGacacaagcagagagagagaggacggagtcTTGGCGTTAATGGGGAAAGGGAGGTGGATAGAAAAACACAGTACTAACAGTTGTCTCTACACAATTCTGGTTTGTATCCAGCGGAGGCAGTGGCTAGGTGAGGTACTATTAACCTCCAGGCTGCCCCTCTTGGTTGGGTTGAGAATGAGGAACTTCTTGAGCAGGTTCTCGCAGTCTGTGGACATGTAGAAGGGAATCCTATACTTCCCCCGCAGAACCCGTTCGCGCAGCTCCTAAAGGGAAGACGAGCGCAACAGACAAGGATTAAAGTGAGGTGTGGGTAAGTATTCAACAACATCACGTGTTTACCATGCCTCCCTTCCACCTTCACTGTTCCCTGCCCACCTTTAGGTTCTGTCCGTCGAAAGGCAGAGATCCGCTGACCAGTGTGTAGAGGATGACCCCCAGGCTCCAGACGTCCACCTCGGGGCCGTCATATTTCTTCCCCTGGAACAGCTCCGGGGCAGCGTAGGGAGGAGAGCCACAGAACGTGTCCAGCTTGTTCCCCATGGTGAACTCATTGCTGAAACCAAAGTCTGCGATCTTGATGTTCATGTCAGCATCTAGGAGTAGATTCTCTGCCTGGAGAGAAATCATTTTCTATTGATACCAGTTCTTTCAACAAAAATATTTAAAGAACACCAACATGAACGTGGAAAAAAGGTGTACTCAAAAGGCACTTCAGCCCAGCTTAAATGAAAAAAAGGGTGGATCCCAAAAAcattccttaccccaggatacttctaCTGGTGACTATCCGGGAGAATAAATAGAGAAAAAAAGCAGCACTGTTGCTGGGTAAATCTGGTGGATTTATTGACGGGAAAAACAATAGGCTTACGTACAAATCAGATATACGCAGCAACTGAGTGCTCCTTCTTGTTTATTCTCTGGGGTAGtcaccagttgaagtatcctgaGGTAAGGAATGTTTTTATGCATTTCATAATGTAATAATCTTGATTTTGTCACAAATGGAGCCATCTCTTTCTCTACATTACACATCAAAACACTTCCCCATTTCTTGTCCATCCTCACCTTCAGGTCTCTGTGTACGATGCACTTCTGGTGGCAGTACTGTACCGCTGACACGATCTGTAGCAAGACAAGGAGCAACAGCTAGGATGACCATTCCCTTTTAAACAGTATTGGCAATAACAGGAAATTAAACCAGCAGACAAACAGTGTCTCACCTGTCTAAATTTGGCTCtggcctctttctctttcattctcCCGTGAGCAACAAGGTAATCAAACACCTCACCTGAGGAGAGGGGTTGAGGGGGAGACAGAATGTAGGGGAGTGTTGAAGAAAGCAGTGGAAACAAAGGAGGATAAAAGGTTGAGTGAGTAAAAAGAGTATGTGAATGAAGCGAGACAGAACTGATGTTATTAAATGCTGAAAACAGAACATCAGGTTGAACTGAGTAGGTCTTTACTCACCTCCACTGGCATACTCCATGATCAAGTAGAGCGTCTTCTCTGTCTCAATAACTTCAAATAACTTAACTACAGAGAAAAGATACATTTTGTTCAATTCAATCGAGACAACACCTTCCATCACAACTTAGCGATCAATTTTCAAAATGTGAACTATGACCTCTACATCGGAAGCCTCCACCAATAAGCAGGCAAGCAAAACATGTTTCTGTTATTTGGTTGGGGATTGATAATCTGAAAAGGAAAGCAGCACAAAGCTCACCGATATTTGGGTGATTGAGCAGCTTCATGATCCTCACTTCACGAAACAGCTATGGGCAGGAGAACAGAGACATTAACAGAAGATCAATCAGTTCATATGCGACAAAGTCAGAGTTTATCCAATATAATTTTAACTCCAAGACTATGTGAaaatcactgtgtgtctccatgcATACATTTCTGAATAGAGTACTGGCACCCCACCCAAACCATCACGACAGGAAGTACTTGGGTCTAATTTCCTGTAATTACCCCCATATCCTGCCCTAAGCCCTACAGAGGGAACTACCCTCTTCAGGAGAAGATTGGGGTTAGGGACTGGAAGATGCTTCAAGAGGATGGATGTGAATAAGCAATGCTCTGTCACAATCTCTTCTTGATTTGAGCTGTATTCTTTCTATTTCAGAAATAAAACACCCCTATCCGAACACACAAATCAAAACAACAACCGTATGGCATTAACCCAGCATCTCATTGTCCTCACCTTTTGGAGACTGGAAGAGTTGAGCTGCGTTTTGTCTATGATTTTCACAGCCACCTTTtataggaggggaggggggaaagtTAGACATGAGTAGCTCGACTTGAACTATACCACCCACCAGTGGAAAGAACTGGATGAGGACTCTTTCCCCCCAAACAACTCTATTACTTTCAGTATTGTTTCTCCATGTGATGCCCCACTCCAAGCACTCATGGCACATCAACAGGGATGTCAACATTTCTggcatattttatttcagcttatgaaacatgggatcaacactttacatgttgcgtttatatttttgttcagtgtagttgggTGACAACCAATGTAATTTGCTGGGTCATTGTTACCAAATGTGCTGTAGAAAATGGTGTTTTACCGGCATAGTTGTGTCGGCTAGTGGAGTGGACAACTCGCATTTTTGCCGATTGCACATCTACCTGCTGATTGGGGCTTTGAGATTGCCCGTTTCACAATAATAGCTTTCCTAGTTTTGCTTTAAACAGTCAGTGCATCTGGTCATTTTTACATGAACATGGTAAAGTTGTAATTTCATTACAAAGAGTGAAATCATTTGTGCGAGCACCAGCCCATGATTTGATTTCATATACAAAAATGTGGGGTCACACAACAGAACAAAATGAGTAATCATTTTAAAGTAATTCACAGTGCTTTATTAAGAAGTGTAATAGACTACTGAGATGGTATTCAAGAAATAAGTTGTTTCATCTCACGGGTTGTGATTTTAAATCATTTGATGTGCAAcctaatccattttgaattttgGGTTGACTACAAGGCAATTGTTATATTGTGCTGTTGAAAATAGTGCTCCAGAATTCTTGCTCAAAATAGATGAATTTGCCTACGTCTTTATGTGCACTAATATCATAGGCCAATTTATTTGGGGCTAATTTACACCTGAGTAAATGGAAACTCAAAATATTAGCTAGATCGTCAACTCTAAATCTAATACCCACTGCTAGTagccatgtattaatctaacagtaaatgtaatgtccCAAAACTTTGCAGTTGTAGCCTACTATCCAATGACGCCTATGCAATCACAATTGCCGATGCACAGTTCGTGCACTCCGTATCCCAAAGCTATATCAAACATCCTGCTGAATATTAATTTGagaaataaaaaaatcctacctACAAAAAGCAGAGAACCTCCTCTCTTCAATGGCAACAACAGTACTACACAGGATTGCTGTGTTTTCCCCGTGGTTGGATTTTGAACTGTTATAATCAGAACACTTGTCTGATGCAACCAATTAAAAATGTAACTCGCGCACAGCCAAGTCAAAGGGTTGCAAAATGCGATTAAACGGTCGCAGTCTGGAGCCCTGTAAAATGACAAGTTAATCAGTGGGTGACGGGGATATCAGAATAAAGTAGGGGGACATAAAACaaattcccccctccccccaattgGATAGTGTTTAGATGCTCAGTCTGCCCTATGGCTCAGCTCAGGAGTCTACACACCCACCAGGGGTCGCATTAACAGAGTTCTGCATTTTTCACAAGAGAAAAAGATTAAACTCATAAGAAATATCTTTGTGTTTTGTAAATGCAGATataaaatgcttcttattgtaatttctgtTCAACATCAGACtaattttgtgcttcagttgcacttctccactcagatcactcttcatattttcaagcatggtggtggctgcatcatgttttgggtatgcttgtcatcggcaaagacAAGGGAGTTTTGTAGGTTAAAAAGAATAGCGCTATGCACAGTCAAAATCCTTgaggaaacctggttcagtctgctttccaatagacactgggagacaaattcacctttcagcaggacaacaacctaaaacacaaggccaaatagacaatacactggagttgcttatcaagacgacactgaatgttcctgagtggcctagttacagttgacttaaattggcttaaaaatctatggcaagacttgaaaatggctgtctagcatcGATCAACAATGGTGTAcattccaggtgtgcaaagctcttagcggtgagtctttctgggtaagtctctgtaAATCACTGCCgacggtgattctaacatgttttgactcagagggttgaatacttaaCTAATCAAGATATATTCATGTTTTCTAGTTATTTTTAtaactttattttttttgtgtagactggatttaattgtaattttgtcaacattttaatcccaccttgtaacaacaaaatgtggaaaaagtaaaggggtgtgaataatttgaTGGCACTGTAGtgttgcacttctgttgtcattTGATGGAAAGTAAGCTTTCTTTCTGCCaaatgtgttgcactaatgtattttctatgaaggaaaactatagttgcacACTCCTGATCACTCTATTGATGCAACAAAAAAagactttcaatataaaacttAGGTGAAATGGTATAAAACGCAGTCTGAAATTTTGAAAACTAACAACCCCTGAGACACAAACACGAGGGCCactcagctcagacagatccagttCACAGGCCCAGCTCCTGAGCTCCATCATTTTTAATTTAGACTGGAAAATTAATGTGTTCAGACAACAAAATGTTAGTGCATCAAATCACATCGATTCCTTCCACTAATCAA carries:
- the LOC110533979 gene encoding serine/threonine-protein kinase MARK2 isoform X5 — translated: MSTRTPLLTIEHSSNQSHSESKAGGRPNMPRCRNSVATTPDEQPHIGNYRLLKTIGKGNFAKVKLARHVLTGKEVAVKIIDKTQLNSSSLQKLFREVRIMKLLNHPNIVKLFEVIETEKTLYLIMEYASGGEVFDYLVAHGRMKEKEARAKFRQIVSAVQYCHQKCIVHRDLKAENLLLDADMNIKIADFGFSNEFTMGNKLDTFCGSPPYAAPELFQGKKYDGPEVDVWSLGVILYTLVSGSLPFDGQNLKELRERVLRGKYRIPFYMSTDCENLLKKFLILNPTKRGSLEQQIMKDRWMNVGHEEEELKPFIEPQPDYKDPKRTGQHPDRAGGWKRDIMLQMGYSAEEIQDSLVNQKYNDVMATYLLLDYRNSEMDECISLSMKPRPGSDLTNSNAQSPSHKVQRSTSSNQKPRRATDAGSSASKRSQGDNKHTAEDYGRKGSGTGSSTKVPPSPLAAADRKRSTPTPSTNSILSTGTSRSRNSPVPERATLGVQNGMDSLTTPGSRASTASAAAVLSSSSRPRHHKSLSTSAHPTPSDIHAHRPSTAPLRVPVASPSAHNVSSSTATERSNFPRNVATRSTFSAGQQRATRDQHATTYNSPPASPSLSYGNSQARRAGGTGIFSKFTSKFVRSPYEGEGRDEANRPMLTTAEKLEKGTLGSAGDENKDSLSSTSTVPSTTTPGLTSKDNKPRSLRFTWSMKTTSSMEPNEMMKEIRKVLDSNSCEYELRERYMLLCVSGNPARDDFVEWEMEVCKLPRLSLNGVRFKRISGTSIAFKNIASKVANELKL
- the LOC110533979 gene encoding serine/threonine-protein kinase MARK2 isoform X4 → MSTRTPLLTIEHSSNQSHSESKAGGRPNMPRCRNSVATTPDEQPHIGNYRLLKTIGKGNFAKVKLARHVLTGKEVAVKIIDKTQLNSSSLQKLFREVRIMKLLNHPNIVKLFEVIETEKTLYLIMEYASGGEVFDYLVAHGRMKEKEARAKFRQIVSAVQYCHQKCIVHRDLKAENLLLDADMNIKIADFGFSNEFTMGNKLDTFCGSPPYAAPELFQGKKYDGPEVDVWSLGVILYTLVSGSLPFDGQNLKELRERVLRGKYRIPFYMSTDCENLLKKFLILNPTKRGSLEQQIMKDRWMNVGHEEEELKPFIEPQPDYKDPKRTGQHPDRAGGWKRDIMLQMGYSAEEIQDSLVNQKYNDVMATYLLLDYRNSEMDECISLSMKPRPGSDLTNSNAQSPSHKVQRSTSSNQKPRRATDAGSSASKRSQGDNKHTAEDYGRKGSGTGSSTKVPPSPLAAADRKRSTPTPSTNSILSTGTSRSRNSPVPERATLGVQNGMDSLTTPGSRASTASAAAVLSSSSRPRHHKSLSTSAHPTPSDIHAHRPSTAPLRVPVASPSAHNVSSSTATERSNFPRNVATRSTFSAGQQRATRDQHATTYNSPPASPSLSYGNSQARRAGGTGIFSKFTSKFVRRSPYEGEGRDEANRPMLTTAEKLEKGTLGSAGDENKDSLSSTSTVPSTTTPGLTSKDNKPRSLRFTWSMKTTSSMEPNEMMKEIRKVLDSNSCEYELRERYMLLCVSGNPARDDFVEWEMEVCKLPRLSLNGVRFKRISGTSIAFKNIASKVANELKL
- the LOC110533979 gene encoding serine/threonine-protein kinase MARK2 isoform X10; amino-acid sequence: MSTRTPLLTIEHSSNQSHSESKAGGRPNMPRCRNSVATTPDEQPHIGNYRLLKTIGKGNFAKVKLARHVLTGKEVAVKIIDKTQLNSSSLQKLFREVRIMKLLNHPNIVKLFEVIETEKTLYLIMEYASGGEVFDYLVAHGRMKEKEARAKFRQIVSAVQYCHQKCIVHRDLKAENLLLDADMNIKIADFGFSNEFTMGNKLDTFCGSPPYAAPELFQGKKYDGPEVDVWSLGVILYTLVSGSLPFDGQNLKELRERVLRGKYRIPFYMSTDCENLLKKFLILNPTKRGSLEQQIMKDRWMNVGHEEEELKPFIEPQPDYKDPKRTGQHPDRAGGWKRDIMLQMGYSAEEIQDSLVNQKYNDVMATYLLLDYRNSEMDECISLSMKPRPGSDLTNSNAQSPSHKVQRSTSSNQKPRRATDAGSSASKRSQGDNKHTAEDYGRKGSGTGSSTKVPPSPLAAADRKRSTPTPSTNSILSTGTSRSRNSPVPERATLGVQNGMDSLTTPGSRASTASAAAVLSSSSRPRHHKSLSTSAHPTPSDIHAHRPSTAPLRVPVASPSAHNVSSSTATERSNFPRNVATRSTFSAGQQRATRDQHATTYNSPPASPSLSYGNSQARRAGGTGIFSKFTSKFVRRPMLTTAEKLEKGTLGSAGDENKDSLSSTSTVPSTTTPGLTSKDNKPRSLRFTWSMKTTSSMEPNEMMKEIRKVLDSNSCEYELRERYMLLCVSGNPARDDFVEWEMEVCKLPRLSLNGVRFKRISGTSIAFKNIASKVANELKL
- the LOC110533979 gene encoding serine/threonine-protein kinase MARK2 isoform X9, which gives rise to MSTRTPLLTIEHSSNQSHSESKAGGRPNMPRCRNSVATTPDEQPHIGNYRLLKTIGKGNFAKVKLARHVLTGKEVAVKIIDKTQLNSSSLQKLFREVRIMKLLNHPNIVKLFEVIETEKTLYLIMEYASGGEVFDYLVAHGRMKEKEARAKFRQIVSAVQYCHQKCIVHRDLKAENLLLDADMNIKIADFGFSNEFTMGNKLDTFCGSPPYAAPELFQGKKYDGPEVDVWSLGVILYTLVSGSLPFDGQNLKELRERVLRGKYRIPFYMSTDCENLLKKFLILNPTKRGSLEQIMKDRWMNVGHEEEELKPFIEPQPDYKDPKRTDIMLQMGYSAEEIQDSLVNQKYNDVMATYLLLDYRNSEMDECISLSMKPRPGSDLTNSNAQSPSHKVQRSTSSNQKPRRATDAGSSASKRSQGDNKHTAEDYGRKGSGTGSSTKVPPSPLAAADRKRSTPTPSTNSILSTGTSRSRNSPVPERATLGVQNGMDSLTTPGSRASTASAAAVLSSSSRPRHHKSLSTSAHPTPSDIHAHRPSTAPLRVPVASPSAHNVSSSTATERSNFPRNVATRSTFSAGQQRATRDQHATTYNSPPASPSLSYGNSQARRAGGTGIFSKFTSKFVRRSPYEGEGRDEANRPMLTTAEKLEKGTLGSAGDENKDSLSSTSTVPSTTTPGLTSKDNKPRSLRFTWSMKTTSSMEPNEMMKEIRKVLDSNSCEYELRERYMLLCVSGNPARDDFVEWEMEVCKLPRLSLNGVRFKRISGTSIAFKNIASKVANELKL